One bacterium genomic region harbors:
- a CDS encoding DUF2723 domain-containing protein, translating into MLSVSFLLGIPHPPGYPFYCLVDKVFSIAFSKYIIVSY; encoded by the coding sequence ATGCTCTCTGTATCCTTCCTGCTGGGCATCCCTCATCCGCCAGGTTATCCATTTTATTGCCTGGTGGACAAGGTATTTAGTATAGCGTTCTCTAAATACATAATAGTAAGTTATTAA